A region of the Myripristis murdjan chromosome 10, fMyrMur1.1, whole genome shotgun sequence genome:
CTGTGTAGGCAAACCATACACTTAACTATCCATGTAAAGCAGGGCTGGGTAACCATGTGCCTTGGAGGGCCAAggggctgcaggttttcattccagtcAAAAACAACACCAGGtgatttcctcctctctgctttaaggtgaggtaatcagtgaaaaaaCCTGGTGTAGTTTTTGcgtggaatgaaaacctgcaaccTTTTGGCCCTCCAAGGCACACTGTTCCCCACCACTGATGTAAAAGAATGACACCAGCAGCTGGGAAGAAAGTAAATGTAGTTGTCCTAACCAAGTGACTAATCAGAATTTACTGGGCCCACACCAATCACAAacattatatatgttttttaaagaatcaaCCCTAGCATTCCTACCCAGTTGTGCTAACAAAGCTTTAACATTATGTAATAAATTCAAGCATCTATTATACTTTTGATATGGATTTCcagactgaaacacaaacaataccCTTTCTCTTTAGCTACAACCACCAGCTGGGCTTTTCAGTTGCTTTTCAAGCTGTCTTTTTGACTTTATATAAGCTGTTATTATAAATTCCCACCtgtctgaattaaaaaaaaaaaaaaaaaaaaaaaatgaaaaaagcaaagtaAGTTGTTGTGGCTAGAAATCAACAGAAGCCAAATTCCATGAGACACATCCTTGTTTTTCAGCCTTTACGCAATATGCTTGCTGTTGGGCTGCAGTGGCAGGTCAGGCCTTAGGCTGTCTAACCGAGGCTGGACACTGCATAAATCACCCATCTTCATCTGAACaattaaattaatcaaattCCCATCCCAAGTAACACAAAACAAGTCAAATGCAACAGAAAGAATGACCCAATTAAAAACCAATTGCAGTTTTTCAGCTCACCTTCGCTCCACCAAGCAGGCCCAGAGAGATGGCAACACGGGCCCGCAGGTCTGGCCTGTCCTTTGGCCACACATAGGAAAGCATGGCAGACAGGATCTGGGCTGAATTCACCTCCTTCAGCTGTAGAtaagacaacaacaaaagccAGGAATCTCTTTAGACCATGGCACATCTTGTTTCATCATGAGCCTGATAATTTCTGTCTTGGTGAGTTCAAATGAGACAGGTAAAACAGGAAAGTATTTACCACAACGCGAACTTCCTGACCTATTAAGTTTGCCAATATTGGCAGCTaagtttgcattttgcattcaaTCTGACAGTCACACTAGCCAAGTCGTGGCTCCCAGGGTATACACATGAAACATCAAATGTCACAGGGAGTCCCTTGGGTGGTCTgggagcagcaacaacagcagagtCTCCAGGTGGATCTGGGGATCCAGCCTGACACTACAAATCCCAGGAGACACCTGGGCTGTCAACCAGGCTGAGGTTGAGAGCCCACTGGCGCCAACATGGCTGTTTACCCACGCTCCACCACACACCTGCCACAGGGACTCTCCATGGGCCGAAGAATATGCAGTAATTCCTCTAATCCACTCAATATGGTGGCACTATGTCATGACGCTGCTGCATGGCATCGCCACTGagcaaattaaagtgaaattgtGCCCAACACCTGCCTTTAATCAAATGCAATCAGGCAGTAACTGATACAAGCGAAAGGAGTAAGGATTAACATTAACAGTTGGATGCACTAGTGAAGGTCTGTGCACCATATGTGGAGCATTCATGTCATTGTAtcaaaaaaaagacatcaatcTGCCAAACTTATTACTATTTCTGTTTATATCCATAATTTTATTAATCACACTTGGTGAGTTTTGTGCTCAGACTTGCAGTTGGTATTTAACAGTTTGAGTCTTTACTATCTAAGCTTAGTTTATACTGTACTAGGCAGCTGCCAACATGATGAAATTTTAGCTGATAATTAActgtcaaacaaataaatgcaattaaaattTGAATTGTTTTTGGCTCATTATATGCTATAATTATAGTATAAGCTTGataacagcaaaaataacaCCTTTATGAAGGAGAAGAGACATTTTTTGTAAGTAAGTGTTGgaacacatgaataaaaacaaattctcTTTCCCCTGTaggttaaataaacaaaaatgtcacactGTTAACTCATACTTCTAAAGTGATCCTATATCATTGCTCCAAAATATTCCTGTAAAATTTTGCCgaaacactgaaatgacagtgaatgaagacCGATTCATGTGGAAACTGTCTAATAATTTAATGTTTACTAATGTTCAAAAATAAACTTATAAGAGCTTTGTGTAACCAGATATCCCTGCATGCTGTTTTATTACTCCAACAAAGATGCACGTTGCTTCAAACAGGTCATCAATTAAAATCTTTGTGCAAATGGAAAGATGATTAAGTAGCCTAATGATTACATAAAATTTTCACCATAAGCTCAAAAAAATCGCAATCATGTGATTATGTAATAATTGTGAAATGCCTATTTTGCTGTAAGTAAAACTTCATCAGATGGTATCTGAACATCCAAACCATGTCGCAGGTGCATGAGAGGCAGGTATTTTAAACCATCTttccctgtgatggactggcaacctgtccagtgtgtttccttgccttcccCCTGTGACTGGTGGGTTAGGCTCCAGCATCCCCTGACCCAGCGGAGGAATAGGTCAGTGTGAACgatgtatggatggatggataagcTATCTTTGCACAGCTGATCCAGCTAAAAATAATGTAGCAGAGCTGGGACAGAATTAATCATCATCAGTTTTCATTCTTCATCAACCTTTTACTGAGAATGACCATCTTTACACAGTGGGAGGGAAACCTTCAGGAGCAGCAGTGTCTCATCAAACAATGTACCCTGTGCAGCAATAACCTTTGTATCATCTTGTGCATGGATGTTAAAATGATACCATTTTAAGACTCGGACCGTTACACAATCCAGTATATTCAAGTTGGGTTGTTGAGGTGTCATCTCTGTTAAGCTAGTTTAGATTTTTCTGATTCAGGTTCTCCCTCACCTGAATCAGACACCAACtgattttttgtcagttttgcacTGGAATTCTGAGTTCAGTGCACACCTTTCACACAGGTGATGGTGTTagatggttgccacggttaccatgGCTACCATGGCTACCATGGCACTAGGCACAGCAGTTTCTCTGAATTTACTCTGTCCAGAACATATTATACAGGTCTGGATTCGGTCCTGCTGTGCTActtggtggtgatggtggtgggtcAAGGCAAGGTTATTTATACCACTTTTTTTGCTGGCTTGACATTTTTACACAGAAATCAATTCCTGGTGAGATGTATCAATATCCTGGCATAAATGCACTATGTAAAGAAGCCAATACATGACAACAATACTATTACAACAATGCTTTTCCTGCAATCTAAATGTGTTTTGCTGATGAATGTTGCGTGAATGTCACACAGACTGCAGCAGGACTGAAACAAATAGTTGATTCATCGACTGACAGAAAAGTTATCAATTATAATCTGTTTTAATCAATTCATAATTTTAGCTGTTTacccagtaaaaaaaataatcaaacattTATTGGTTCCAGCTTGACCAATGCTATTAGACTACAGAAGCATTCTGAGGAATCACATTGGGCTCTGGGAACTTGTAAGaggcatttgtttttatttgtaatcATTTTATAGTCAAAAAGATTAAATGGCTAATCGTAAAAATTTGTGACAGATTGACAGTAAAAATAACTGTGAGTCGGCCTAGACTACAATTTCTGTTCTCACATCTGCCTGAGGTTGCATCAGTTTCATACACATATCGAAAGTTAATCCAAAACAAAATTGAAAGCATAAAAAATTCCAACAAGTAGAGGAAATAATGAACTGTGGTACTCACCACATTTTTTGGATCTGCATGTAGTCCTCCTCCTGCATGTCCGTGCCAACATGTTCGTTTGTCTGTCACCTGTAGATGCTGAGAAAACAACATGCTCAGAAAAGGACACAAGTGATGACAAATCACTATGATACATTTATCCTTAACACACGGGTAACACActaaaaaatatagatatataaatcattattttgtgtaaattttttattttgatgtgaaGTTGATAACAGACAGCAATAAGTGTTTCTGACTCTGTCGTACTTACTCTTGCTGCCTCCAAAATGCGACGGCTGTTCTCAGTCCTGTTGACGCTCCACCCTGCTGTTCTTAGGTGTGGAGTAGAAGTCAGCTAAAACACAcgacagagattatttttactGATGTAAATAATACTGAGTAAATATTACACAAGCACAGCATATACTgctcattgtattttatttgataaaatacTCACATTTTCGTCAAAGTTTAAAAGTTGTCTCTATGCTGAACAATAGGTCTAGTGCCGAgttcagaaataaacaaaagactGTCTTTTGTTGCTATATGCTGCAGTAACATATTCACAAATGTCAAAAGTGGCAAACCACATGTCACACAATAGCATGCTTATGGAAATGAGAACTCCAATGCCAGCCTATAAATAGCCTATACAGGGTAATGACTCTCCAATGAGACCAACATGATGGACTAGGTCCAGAAGGTGAGTAAACCATGACCTGCAATCAGGATCACCATTATGCAAATATctaacaatataaacaaaacatgagaTAATGCAGTTCATGCTTAATAATCTAGCACCTTAATAAAACTTACACCAGTTTTATAGTGGTACTCTTTAGTAGTTTCTATCACAACTATTcaaaaaggtgggtaaacttTGCTCATATGACTAAAGAtgcaactgaaaatgaaacttcaAAGTTGCCTCGGCCAGCAGACTGTGACCTCCCATCCTGCTGCACGAGTTTGCTTAGGAGGGACAGGGCAAAGTTGAAAATGCACGTCTCGCCAGTTATCAGAAGCACGCTGCTGCTCCAACATGATGACAATGATAtcagcagctgcacacacagggaaagtCTTATCTAAGGCCAAGAGGCGTTCACTGTCCCCTTGTCACAGTCTGCGTTTGCAACACGTGACCGGGGCCACTGACAGCCACCGCAAGCCGCTAAAGCCTTAGCAGCgttcaaataaactgacaaacacaTAGCCAGGTTACTTTGGCTTGTAATCAAAACTCATACAGaacggtgtttttttttctaaagctgCTTCAGTATACACCATGGAAAGGAGGAGAGTCACTAACTAATCAACTCAACACAGCCCATCCGGTTGGCTAGCGTTTAACGTAGTTGCTGGTTAACTAACATGAACTTCCGTGGCAGTGACACCGTTTGAAAGACATATgagacacaacaaaacacacataaacaaacattacCGGCCAATTAAGAGTCCACCCGAACTTAGACAACGCGAAACTAGCTCAGTTAGGACTAATTCACATGCATGTCCTTGCGTTGTGACTGtcgcacaaaaacacagtgtcCTTTTTCAACGATTCAACTGAACACTCACCAGGTATGTATTTGGGCGTTTGTCGTGCTCCCCACTTTTATTTCCACCTCTGTTCCAGACATGATACGAGCTGGTTTGCCGGAGCAGCAGCGCTAATTTTCGTCTTTGAAAGTGAAATCCACATTTCAGCGGGACCAACATCGGCGCCATGTTGACGAAGGAGGGCAACAAACCGGCTGCGTCATTTCCGTTTTCGACAACGCCGACCGTGTCTACGCTAGCAAGCGAGCAACTGCTggaatattcatatatatattttttacatgtggAATAGAAGTCTTTTGTTTGATATTGACGCGACGTGGTCGAGTGTCTTTTAGTTAGTAAAGCCGGCCCAGTCGTGTTGTATCCCGGCGGTAAGTCAGCTGTGTAACCGGGAGCTTGTACTTGACTTGAAAGCACAAACCGAAGCTAAGGAAGAGCACGTTGCCTGGCTGGCTCTCTTTGACAGCAGGTCAGTGGGTCGCAGCTACCACTAATACATAACATTAACATCAGCTTTGGACTTTTACACACCATTCAGaaacttgtatttatgtatttatttattattcattccCGCCACAGTGTATTGTTAGTCAGGATGCCATGCCATAATCAGCAGTTGAACAATGTGAGCAGCGGCCAGGAGCACCACATGAAGCAGGTCCGGTttgcaagcagcagcagcagcagcagcactagcaGCAGCAATGTCCCTGCCGTGGTCTCCTCTGAGGCAGGAGATGTCAGCCTGCAGCCTGTAAACCAGCATGCTTTGGGACCTCAGCTTAAACTGCTTCCTCTGAATGACCAGATTCGTGAATTACAGACTATAATCAGAGATAAGTAAGTCTGATTGAACTGGTGGTTGTGTTTTGAATGGCCTGCCACTGTGTCTATTGATGTAGCAATGCTTGAAATGCATTATTATCCACAATGTAAATTATACACCGTCTAAACTATTGCTACATGATATGGACACAATTTCATATCTCtgtatttatgccaaatatctcaataGCGATACAATATTACTGTGGGTTCACTGACAATTAAgcattcttttaaaaaaaacagcataatattaccaaatggatgtagaaaatgcagttacttcacacaAAGTATTTTATCTATCAGAACAGACCAGGCACTGTCTAAgcctaacactaaccctaaatttgatattgtccattttgttgtcttttgagatattaatatcttgCGTGTTCATGTCTAGataatgatgtgatgatgatgatgtatcGTTCAGCCTTAGTCTAAACTGATCAAATTACGCCTTACGTTTTCCTTCATGTTTCCAGGACGACCAGCAGAggagattttgtgttttgcgCTGACCGACTGGTAAGATCATGATTTAGTCTCGATGCgctctttgtgtctgtttatgaGTTGTTTCGTGCTTTATTTGCTCTCCATCAACAGATCAGACTAGTGGTGGAAGAGGGTTTAAACCAGCTCCCATACTCAGAGTGCACTGTGACCACACCAACAGGTGAGAATGTCTTGCGTTACTAACAAACTCTGTGCCGGGCTTACAGGATCTGAGCTTCAGCATGGATGAAGTTAAATAGATTGCACTTACAAATTAATTGCACTTACTTCTCTGCAGAAATCAGAGCGCCTGTGCTCCCTGCCTCCAGTATTTTACCTCCaatatgtgtgactgtgtgagatTGTTCAGAGCAGCTACAATTTCACAGCTCctgcttcattttttccccctcagggtACAAGTATGAAGGTGTCAAGTTTGAAAGAGGCAACTGTGGAGTCAGCATTATGAGGAGTGGTAAGTCAAAGGATAAGGGGAATCTGTCACAGCACACCTACTGAATTAGAGTTGCTTCTTTGTAAGAGCGTGTATTACATCTTCCAGGCATATGAGCTTTGTGCACACCTACATACATTATGCTGTGCCCTTATTCACCAGGCTGGGCTGTTGCGCACACTGGATGAGGCCGTTTTTATCAGCAGTCAGTCCCTTTTCTCCCAGTGAACctgattgttcatttgaaagCTAAGAGCCTGTCACATGGTAACCAGACTGACATGGTGGCTATGTAGCACTGAAATACATGCGTAAATCAGGGTATGCTCATGGAGAACATGAGACAGATACCTTGCATACTTTTACAAGTTCCCTGAAAGCATGGCTGTAGGtttaagtgttgtttttttgccttttatcCTCTCTTCCTCATATTTAATGAGACATTACACACTATTACTGCCTTTGTGACAGTTACAGTGGAGCAAAGAATTCACGCCCTAACCCACAAACACTATGCCAGAGCAGTGATTACTGTATAATTGCTATATCCCTATACAATAATTAATTATTGCGCAGGGATACAAGAGAAGGTATCTTCAGGACTTAAAGTACTTCAAGTGTCTtaagttcaattttaggctttAAAGGCATTAAATAgtgttaaatatgtatttatggGATTTTAATTTCAACATAAACATTGTCTGATTTCATTTGTCTTTCCTTTTGTGAAAATTTGTCAAATTCATCTGTATAAGTAAACATTTCTGATGTAATGATACAATTCTAAGCCTACCACTGAACCCACTGCCTTTATACTTACCTGCTGTACTTACCTGTTGGGACATGCCTATTGTAGATTTAGCCAACTCATTTTATACATACCCATCATGTTTACCTGTGGAGAGAGATCCAAGAAAACCTTGATTAACTTGTCCCAAGTTCTGTGGTGAATAATAATTAGATAAATGGCAGTCCCACCTTGCTTCTGTAACCTAAAGGAAACTGTTGTTCATAGAATCATATAGTTGATAACTGACTAAATTCCAACTCAAACTGAGGGTTTGACtgatatgtttgtttgtttgttttagactGATACAAttctggtttttatttttattttactgaagcTGCCACTAGCCACTAGCCAATATTATGttactatgcaaaaaaaaaaaaaaaaaaaaaaaaatt
Encoded here:
- the uprt gene encoding uracil phosphoribosyltransferase homolog, which gives rise to MPCHNQQLNNVSSGQEHHMKQVRFASSSSSSSTSSSNVPAVVSSEAGDVSLQPVNQHALGPQLKLLPLNDQIRELQTIIRDKTTSRGDFVFCADRLIRLVVEEGLNQLPYSECTVTTPTGYKYEGVKFERGNCGVSIMRSGEAMEQGLRDCCRSIRIGKILIQSDEETQKAKVYYAKFPPDVYRRKVLLMYPILSTGNTVIEAVRVLIEHGVQPRHIILLSLFSTPHGAKSIIQEFPDITILTTEVHPVAPTHFGQRYFGTD